CAGGTACCATCCGATGCAGCGCCGCCGGCAAATCGCCTCGTGGCGATGCCCGATCGATCCACGGAGACGAACCATGCGCCTTGCCCTGTTCTTGCTCATCGCCGCGCCCCTGCTTGCGTCGGCGCAAACGAAATCCTGGGTCCCGACCCACCCCGTCGAACTGGTGGTCGGCGTATCGCCAGGCGGTGGCATCGACCGCACTGCGCGCACGGTCCAGCGGATCGTGCAGGACAAGCG
The genomic region above belongs to Betaproteobacteria bacterium and contains:
- a CDS encoding tripartite tricarboxylate transporter substrate binding protein encodes the protein MRLALFLLIAAPLLASAQTKSWVPTHPVELVVGVSPGGGIDRTARTVQRIVQDKR